One Labilithrix sp. genomic window, ACGGTCCATCACAAGGGAGCCGCGGTCGCGGGCGTCTACACGAAGGACGTCGCCGAGACCAAAGCAGAGCAGGTGATGGACGCCGCCCGCGAGAACGGAATGCCGCTGCTTTTGACGACGGAGCCCGAGTAATGCGTATCAGTCCCGAAGTCGAAATCGCGCTCACCCTCGCGCAGAACGAAGCCGCGCGGCGGCGGCACGAGTACTTCACGCTCGAGCACCTGCTCTACGCGCTCCTCTTCGACGAGCCGACGTCGCAGATCATCCGCCACGCCGGCGGCGACCCGGCCACGATCAAGAAGGAGCTCGAGCAGTTCCTCTCCGATCAGCTCGAGAGCGTGCCGGAGGAGAGCTTCGACGTCCCCGCCGCCTCGCTCGCGGTCCAGCGCGCGATCCGCCGCGCCGCCGCGCACGTGCAGTCGAGCGGCAAGGAGCAGATCACCGGCGCCAACGTGCTCGTCGCGATCTTCGCCGAGCGCGACTCCCCCGCGGTGAGCATCCTCGAGAAGGCCTCCGTCACGCGCCTCGACGTCGTCGCGTACATCTCGCACGGCGTCTCGAAGGCGGACGAGCCGGACGACGCGCGCGAGAAGGAGTCCGCGTCGATCGGCGACGAGGAGGGCCCGCGCTCGCGGAAGGACCCGCTCAAGGCGTACTGCATCAACCTCAACGACGAGGCGAAGGAGAAGCGGATCGATCCGCTCGTGGGGCGATCGAACGAGATCTCCCGCATGATCCAGATCCTCGCGCGGCGGAAGAAGAACAACCCGCTCCTCGTCGGCGACTCCGGCGTCGGCAAGACCGCGATCGTCGAGGGCCTCGCGCTCAAGATCGTGCAGGGCTCGGTGCCGGACGCGCTGAAGAAGGCGACCGTGTACTCGCTCGACATGGGCGCCCTCATCGCCGGCACGCGCTACCGCGGCGAGTTCGAGGAGCGGCTCAAGGGGGTGGTGAAGGCGCTCCAGAAGATCGACAACGCCGTCCTCTTCATCGACGAGATCCACACCATCGTCGGCGCCGGCGCGACGAGCGGCGGCTCGATGGACGCGTCGAACCTCCTCAAGCCCGCCCTCGCCTCCGGCCGCATGCGCTGCATCGGCTCCACCACGTTCGAGGAGTTCCGCCAGCACTTCGAGAAGGACCGCGCGCTCTCGCGTCGCTTCCAGCGCGTCGAGGTGCTCGAACCCTCGATCGAGGACACGAAGAAGATCCTCGAGGGCCTCCGCTCGAAGTACGAGGACTTCCACGGCGTCCGCTACACCGACGACGCGCTCGACGCGGCCGCGACGCTCTCCGCGCGCTACCTCCACGACCGCAAGCTGCCGGACAAGGCGATCGACCTGCTCGACGAGGCGGGCGCGGCGGCGAAGCTGAAGCTCTACTCGGACGACAAGCCCGTCGCGCCGATCTTCCAGCTCGGGCCGCCGTCGTCGCCGAAGCTCGACGCCTCGGCCGACGACGCATCGCCGCCGAAGCCGGTCGAGTCCCCGCCCGCGGAGGCGCACAAGCACAAGATCGTCGTCGGCGTCGCCGAGGTCGAGTCGGTGCTCGCGCGCATGGCGCAGATCCCGCCGCGCGAGGTCAGCTCGAACGATCGCGAGAAGCTGAAGAGCCTCGAGACCGATCTCCGCACGGTGGTGTTCGGGCAGGACCGCGCGATCCAGCAGCTCGCGGCCGCGATCAAGCTCGCGCGCGCCGGCCTCCGCGCGCCCGAGAAGCCGATCGGCAACTTCCTCCTCACCGGCCCGACCGGAGTCGGCAAGACGGAGGTGGCGAAGCAGCTCGCGAAGATCATGGGCATCAGCTTCGTGCGCTTCGACATGAGCGAGTACATGGAGCGCCACACGGTCTCGCGCCTCATCGGCGCGCCGCCCGGCTACGTCGGCTTCGACCAGGGCGGCCTCCTCACCGACGCGATCGCGAAGACGCCGCACGCGGTGCTCCTCCTCGACGAGATCGAGAAGGCGCACCCCGACGTGTTCAACGTGCTGCTCCAGATCATGGACCACGGCAAGCTGACCGACAACAACGGCAAGTCGACCGACTTCCGTCACGTCATCGTGCTCATGACGTCCAACGTCGGCGCGCGCGACCTCGGCCGCCGCGCGGTGGGCTTCGGCGATCGCCGCGCGACCGGCGACGCGGAGCGCGAGTACAAGCTGCTCTTCTCGCCCGAGTTCCGGAACCGCCTCGACGCGCGCATCGCGTTCGATCCGCTCTCGAAGGAGACGATGGGCAGCATCGTCGACAAGTTCATGAAGGAGCTCGCGGGCCAGCTCGCGGAGAAGAAGGTCACCCTCGACCTCACCGAGGCCGCGCGCGCGCACCTCTCCGAGAAGGGCTACGACCCCGACTTCGGCGCCCGCCCGCTCGCGCGCGTCATCCAGGAGGACGTGAAGCAGCCGCTCGGCGAGGAGCTCCTCTTCGGCAAGCTCGAAAAGGGCGGCGCGGTCACGATCGACGCGGAGGACGCGGAGATCACGGACGAGGACACGGGCGAAAAGAAGCCCGGAAAGAAGCTCGTGTTCAAATTCACGAGCGCTCCGGCCGGGACTACCGATACAAAAGCGGCATGACTCGGCTCGCGGGCGTGCTCCTCATCGCGGGGTTCGCGTTCGCGTGCGTCCCGAAGAAGCCGGTGAAGAGGTCGAACGAAGAGGACACCTCGAAGGCGTTCGCGGAGCTCGACAAGAACGACAAGGACACCGGCTTCGGCGAAGGCGGAGGGGCGAGCTCCGAGCCGGAGGCGCCGAAGGGTCCGGTCTATCCGGCGCCGTTCACGGCGGAGCAGATCCGCGGCGCGACGAAGAACGGCCGCACGTACCGCTACAAGGTCGAGATGCCGAGCAAGCCGACCAAGGAGTACGCGATCACGTTCCGCAACGTCGACGACGGCGGCGCGGAGGTCCACTCCGGCGGCGATCAGTCGAAGCGCATGTCGTGGAACGCGCTCCAGAAGCAGTCGGAGTTCCCGAAGGACAAGACGCAGACGCGCGACGAGAAGCTGAAGACTCCGGCCGGCAAGTTCGAGTGCATCGTCTACGAGGTGACGATGGAGGAGGGCGAGGTCTGGACCTTCTACTTCGCGAAGAAGCTCCCCGGCGCCCCCGTCTTCTTCTACTCGGAGCGCTACGGCAAGCGCCTCCGCACGACGACGCTGGTGGAGCACATCCCCGGCAAGTGATTCAAAAACCGAACGACGTCTGTCCCGTCTTCGTGGTCCTCGGAGCGGGGCGCCGAAACGTCGCGCGCCCCTCGGTCGCCGTCGCTTCATACTGATCCATCTCCACGCTATGGAGACCGCAGCGCTTGGCGGTGCGCTCGAAGAGAACGCGGAACGCGTCGGTGTACACGCTGCTGCCGCGGCCGCGCTGCCCGAACGACGAGTCATAGACCTTGCCGCCATGCGCCTCGCGAAGGCGGCGCAGCACCTTCTCGGCGCGGAGCGGCAGGTGCTCGTGGAGGGACTTCTCGAAGACGTCCTTCACCGCGCCGGGGAGACGCAGGAGCACGTAGAACGCGTGGCGCGCGCCGGCGTCCCGCGCGCGCTCGAGCACGTCGCCGAGGTGCTCGTCGTTGAGGCCCGGCACGATCGGCGACACGCTCACGCCGACAGGGATGCCCGCCTTCGCGAGCGTCTCCACGATCTTCATGCGTCGCTCCGGCGTGGTGACGGTGGGCTCGAGCGCCTTCGCGACGCCCGCGTCCCAGAAGGGAACGCTCACGCTCACGCGCACGCGAGCGGTGCGCGCGAGCTCCTGCAGCACGTCGACGTCGCGCTCGATGACCGGCGACTTGGTGATGATGCCGACGGGATTCCGGTACTCCGCGCAGACGTCGAGACACGCGCGTGTGATGCGGAGCTTCGACTCGAGCGGCTGGTAGCAATCCGTGATGCCGCTGAACACGATGAGCTCGCCCTTCCACGAGCGCTTGTCGAAGGCTTCGCGCAGCAACTCCGCCGCGCGCTTCTTCACCACGATCTTCCGCGAGAAGTCCGTCCCGGCGCCCAACGAGAGGTACTCGTGCGAGGGCCGCGCGTAGCAATAGCTGCACGCGTGTTGGCAGCCACGGTACGGATTCACACTCCAGCGGAAGCCGACATCGGGCGAGTCGTTCGTCGCGAGGATGCTCTTCGACTGGTCTTCGTAGACCTCGAGCTCGGCGTCGGGCGCCTCGCCCTCGTCATATTCGAGCTGGATGCTCTCGAAGCGGTTCTGTGGGTTCGAGACGGGGAGGTGCCGCGCCACGCCCACGACGATAACTGATCTAACGTTCAGTGTCCAGCAAGACCGCTGAAGCAGACGCCACATGCGTTTTGATGCAAGCTCGATCGTGGTGTCACCCGGCGGGTACACATTCGAGCGCGACGATCCAGGTGGACCCCATGCGCGCGAGGAAATGCCGCGGCTTGGCCATCCGGCGGCCGCGTCGGCGCGCGGCACGGCGCTCGCAGTAGGTCCCGACAGCTCCTCGCCCGGTGCAAAACCGTTGACCCCCCTCCCTCTCTCCGGGCGGGGAGCTGGAATCTTTCTCGCGCTCGCCCTGCTCGCGGCGTGCAAGCTCGCGAAGCGCGACGCCGCCGGCGATGCGAACGGCGATGCCTCGCCGTTTTCGGCGTTCTCGCCGCTGCCGTCCGCGTCCGTCGCCGCCGTCGTCGACGCGGGGCCGAGCCCGGCGCAGGTGGCGCACGAGGCGGCGTTGAAGCGCGCGAGCCTCCAGCTCACGGCGCTCAATCACCTCGTCAAGATCAAGAAGTCGAACTCGAAGGAGACCGCGGGCGAAGGTGACGCGGAGTCGATCTGCGACGCGGTGAAGGAGGCGCGCGCGAAGACGTCGGACGCGGAGGTCGCGGCGAAGCTCGACGAGTCGGCGGAGCTCTGCGCGTTCGACATCCCGCTCCTCTACGCGAACGAGGCGCTCGACCACCTCGTCACCGCGACCTCGCAGGCCTCCGTCCGCCTGATGTGCGAACGATCGGCGGACGAGATCGCGCGCGCGAGGGCGGCGAAGCCAGGCGATCCGAAGGTGCGCGCCGCGGAGTATCGGCGCGCGAACAGCCGCTGCAAGTGACGCGACGGGCTGATAGGATCCGCTCCGCATGTTCGCCAAGCGGCTCCTCCTCGTCGCAGGACTGACGCTCCTCGGGTGCGTCGGAGACGACCTCGTGGTGAGCCCGGTGGACGCGGGTGCTGCGACGCCGGATGGACGGGACGCGTCGGACCCCGCGCAGCCGACCGACGACGGCGGCGGCCCGAAGGCCGGCGAGCCGTTGGATCTCGACATCCACGTGCTCCGCAACCCGACCGCGGCCGGGCACCCGGCGTACGGTGCGAAGGTGAGGGTCAAGGGCTTGGTGGTGTCGGGCGTCAAGGTGGCCGGCCCGACCCACGGGTTCTTCGCTCAGCACGAAGAGAACGTCGCGTGGGGAGGCGTCTACGTCTACCTCGGCGCCGCCGCCGTGTCCGTCGTACGGGGCGACATCGTCACCGTCACGGGCGAGTACGCGACGTACCGGTCGCAAGACCAGATCCACGCGACGCCCGAGGGTGTCCAGCGGACGGCGTCCACGCCCAACGTGAAGAGCTTCAACGTGACGCTCGCGGACATCGCCGACAGCGGAAGCCGCGCGCTGGAGCTTCAGTCGGTCTTGCTCTCGGTCAAGGACGTCGAGGTCGTCAGGGCGACGCAGGGGGTCGACTTCCGCGTACGCCCGATCGGCGGCGCGAGCACGGAGCTCGCCGTCACGAGCTTCGTCGCGAACGACGTCGGCCCGTCCCCCTTCCAACCGAACGTGGGCGATCAGTACGGCTCGATCCAAGGCGTCGGCTACCGCAGCGGCGTGACCGAAGTGACGGCCACGAACAAGCTGGCGCCGTTCGGTCCCGGGGACTTGAGCCCGAAGTAGAGACGCTCGCGCAGCGGCTTGCGCGATGCGCGAGCGCGGGCGGAACAGGGGCGATCCACCCGGCGTCTCTCGCTCGGGGACAGGTTGCGCACGGCGCTGCGTGCGATTTCAACGGGTTGCGCGCGGCATTGGGGGTGCATGTGGGTGGATATCCGCATGTCACGCTCCTTCCTTCTTCTTGGTGCCTGCCTCCTCCTCGTCGTCGGGTGTGCCGACGACGCGGAGGGCGTGCTTGCTTCGGCGGACGAGCTCAGCGCCGAGGGCGACGGCGCGGATCCCGCGGGCGCGAGCGGCGGCGGACGCGTCGCGGCGTCGTCGTCGGTCTGGGGGCGGCGCGTGGCGCTCCATCTCAGCGACGCCGACGGCGCCGGGTGGGCCAGCATCGAGGACGGCGAGCCCGGCGACGAAGCGTGGCTCGATCGATCGTTCGACGGCGGCAAGTCGTGGTCCGGCGGCTCGAAGCTCGGCAAGACCAAGGTCCCGAACGGGCAGCGCGCGTGGCGCACGCTCATGTACGAGATCGACGTGCCGTCGAAGCGCCTCGTCGGCGCGCTGCGCGCGTGCGGCAAGGCCGGGAACCGGCGCGAGATCACGTGCACGCCGTGGCTCCGCGCGCGCACGAACACGAAGACGCCGGTCGACGCCGCCGCGACCGCGCTCATGGCGCAGTACGACGCGGGCTCCGGGAAGTGGCCGTCGACGGGGTGGTGGAACTCCGCCAACGCGCTCACCGCGATCGTCGACTACCGCGCGGCGACGGGGAACACGACCTGGGACTACGCGATCGGCGTCACGTTCGATCGGAACAAGAGCAAGAGCTTCACGAACGACTACATGGACGACACCGCGTGGTGGGGCCTCGCCTGGGTCCGCGCCTACGACGTCACGCGCGACGCGCGCTACCTCGACATGGCGAAGAAGGACGCCGACTACCTCTGGCGCTTCAAGGACGACAAGTGCGGGGGCGGCGTGTGGTGGTCCGACGCGAAGAGCTACAAGAACGCGATCACCAACGAGCTGTTCATCAAGCTCGCCGCCGCGATCCACAACCGGACGCCGGGGGACACGAGGTACCTCGCGCAAGCCGACGAGGTGTGGCGCTGGTTCCAGGCGAGCGGGATGATCAACGGACAGAAGCTGATCAACGACGGCCTCGACGGGCAGTGCCGCAACAACGACGGCGTCGCGTGGAGCTACAACCAGGGCGTCATCCTCGGCGCCCTCGTCGAGCTCGCGAAGGCGCACGACGACGACGGCTACCTCGCGAAGGCGCGTGAGCTCGCGGACGCGTCGACGAACGATCGTGGGCTCCACCCGAACGGCGTCCTCCGCGAGCCGTGCGAAGGCTCCGCCGATCGCTGCGGCCGCGACGGCCCCTCCTTCAAGGGCATTTACGCGCGCAACCTCGGCGAGCTCGATCGCGCCCTCCCCGGCCGCCCCTACCGCGCGTACCTCCAGCGCCAGGCCGCGTCGCTCGCGAGCGCCCACGACTCGCTCGATCAGTACGGCCTCAGCTGGACCGGCCCCGTCGATCAGGTCGACGCCGCGCGCCAGCACAGCGCCCTCGAGGCCCTCATCGCCGCGCAGTGAGCTCGCTCAGGATCGCGGACGGCGCGCGCGCGTCGATGCCGAGGAGCGACGCCTCGAGCGCCGCGTACGCGGTGAAGTCGACCGGATCGGTGATGACGGCCCCGGCCTGCACGCCGGGGCCGCGCACGAAGAGCGGCACCGTGCGGTCATAGAGGTACGGCGTGCCGTGGCTCGTCCCCTTCCCCGGGACGATCTCGCCGTCCCAGAACGAGCCGTGCGACGGGAGCACGTAGTAGTCGCCCGCGCCTGCGTTCGGCGCCCACGAGCGACACACGAGGACGAGCACGTCCTCGCCCGGCTTCGCGCGCTCGGGGACGCCGCGGCCCGCGGCGAGCGCGGCGGGGCACCTCGCGGTGAAGTCGCGCACGTCGTAGACCTCCGCCACGTCGGCCTTGTGCCTCTCGAGCAGCACGCGCCGCACGGCCGCGTCGGCGAGCGTGCGCTGCGCGACGTCGAGGCCGCGGCCCGCCGCGGTGAGGAACACATAGCCGTCCGAGACGCCGGCGACGACGTCGCTCCGTCCCGTCGCGGCCGCCACCTCCGCGATCAGCTCGAGGCGGAGGCCGTCCGGCGAGAGGCGACCGCCGCCGCCGCACGGCCGCTCGTACGGATCGCCCTCGTCGCGCTCGACGCAGCCCGGGCGCGCCTCCGGCATCACGACGCTCCCGTGATCGGCCGAGACGAGCACGCTCGCGGGACCCGTCATCGCCTCGAGCGCGTCGAGGAAACGCGCGAGCGCGACGTCGAGGCGGCGCAGGTGATCCCACGCCTCCCACGACGACGGACCGAACGTGTGACCCACGACGTCCGACGTCGAGAGGCTCACGAGGAGGAGGAGCGGCTCCTTCGGATCGCGCTCCGCCTTCACGCCCGCGAGCGCGAGATCGAGCACCATGCGATCCGCCATCGGCGTCGCCCGGAACGCCCACGCGTTCGACGCGCGATGCGGGAACGTGGTCCCGAGCCCCTGGAGGTCGCCTTCTCCCGGCGCCGCGTCCTTCGTCGCGCCGACGTTCTCTGCGACGAAGCTCGCGTCGAAGAGCGTCCACGTCTCCGCCCTCGCGCGCTCGATCGCTCGTTTGTCCGCGATCGGCGCGGCCCACGCCGGGAACGCCGGCGCGATCGCGGTCGACGTCGCGAACGTGTCCTTCGACGGCTCGTACCAGAGCGCGTGCGTCGGCCGCTTCCCGGCCGGCAAGAGCGCCGCGCGATCCTTGAGCGAGAAGCTCAGGACCTTCGCGCCCGGCCGCTCCGCGCGCAGCCGATCCGCGACCGTCTCCACCGCGAGCACCTTCGCCGACGAGCCGTGGGCGTCGAGCACGCCGCCCGGAGTCACGAGCTTCGTCGCCGCGTCGCGAAAGAACGACGTGCGCGCGCCCGTCTTGTCGTCGGGGATCGAGTTCACGAGGATGTGCGACTCGGACGGCACCTTGCCGGTGTGGAGCGAGGCGTGCCCGGGCGCGGTGTCGGTGAGCGCGTAGGGGTAGCGCATCGTCTTCGCCCACGTCCCCTCGCGCCGCATGCGCGCGAAGAACCCATCTTTGGGCAGCTTCCCGACGCGCTCCTCCGCGATCCACGCGGGGAACTGATCGATCACCAGCGCGACGACGACCGGCGACGACGACGGCGTGGACGGCGGCGCCTTCGGGCCCTCGCCTCCACCGCAGCCGGAGACGAGCGCGAAGACGAGCGGGAACACGCGACGCATGGGCCGCGCATCGTACGCGATCCGGAGTAGTCTCGCGGGATGGGACGCGGCGTGACGTGCCGGCAGTGCGGGGCGAGCACGCCGCTGCCGGACGATCTCCGCGTGCCGTCGTTCGCTTGCCAGTACTGCCGCGCCCAGCTCGTGACCGCGGCGTACGCAGGAGCCGCCGCCGTCTCCGCCGACGCGCTCCTCGGTCACGTCGGCGCCGCGATGCGCGGCGAACGCACGGACGCGGCGCCGCGCTTCGAAGGCAGCCGCAGCGCCGCGACGCGCGCGGCCGAGTGCCGGCACTGTCGCGCGCCGGTCGCGGTGCCGCTCGACGTCACGGTCCACACCTTTCGCTGCGCGCCGTGCGGACGTGAGCAGCGCGTGAACGAATACGTCTCGGACGGCGAGCGGCTCGCGATCGACCTGGGGCGTCAGGTCGCGGGCAACGATGCGTTGGCGCGCCTTCGCGCGGAGGGGGTCGAGTGCTCGCGCTGCGGAGGGAAGAACGCGGTGCCGGACGACGGCTCGGTGCAGATCGTCTGCCAGTTCTGCAAGGCGGCTGTCCTCCTCTCCGACCACGTCGACGCGAGCGCCGTCGCGCGCGCGCGGCTCAAACACGGCATCCACGCGGCGCGCGGCGAGATCGTCCACAAGCGAACGGCGCGCGACAAGCTCATCATCATCGGCGCCGTCATCGCCGCCGCCGTCATCGGCGTGCTCGCGTTCGTGATGCAGACCCGCTGAGCGATCTCAGGGCCGCGGCCGCGAGCGGAGGTTGTCCTGCGGGAAGGTCGGCTCGGTCGCGGGCTCGGCGAGGCACGGGGTGATGCCGCCCAGGATGTCGTTCGCTTCGAACACCTTGCGCACGACGCGGAGCGCGTCGACGACGCCGCCTTCGCCGAGCGCGACGTCGGCCGGGTTCACGATGTTCAGGTAGCAGGGCGTCGCCGGCGCATCGACCGCCTTGCCCTCGTCGCGCCACCAGTAGAGGAGCGAGTGCACCGTCCAGAGGTAGCCGTACTCGTACGCGGTCGGGTTGTTGCCCCAGCTCGCGATGCGCGCGGCCGGCACGCGGTAACGCGCCTCGCGCCGCGTGACGATCGGCTGCGCCTCGTCGAGCGCGAGCCGCGCCTGCTTGAGGCGCTCCTTGCGCCACGCGCCCGCGCTCGAGAACGGCACCATCATGTCCCAGTACTTGTCGACGTAGTCGTAGAGGCCGTGCACCTGCTTCGCGCGGAGCGCGGTGATGCGCGCGGCGTCGATCATCTCGTCGGCGAGGTCCTTCACCACCGGCGTCGCGGGCGCGAGCGCGGCGGCGAGCTCGTTCGCGCGC contains:
- the clpA gene encoding ATP-dependent Clp protease ATP-binding subunit ClpA, coding for MRISPEVEIALTLAQNEAARRRHEYFTLEHLLYALLFDEPTSQIIRHAGGDPATIKKELEQFLSDQLESVPEESFDVPAASLAVQRAIRRAAAHVQSSGKEQITGANVLVAIFAERDSPAVSILEKASVTRLDVVAYISHGVSKADEPDDAREKESASIGDEEGPRSRKDPLKAYCINLNDEAKEKRIDPLVGRSNEISRMIQILARRKKNNPLLVGDSGVGKTAIVEGLALKIVQGSVPDALKKATVYSLDMGALIAGTRYRGEFEERLKGVVKALQKIDNAVLFIDEIHTIVGAGATSGGSMDASNLLKPALASGRMRCIGSTTFEEFRQHFEKDRALSRRFQRVEVLEPSIEDTKKILEGLRSKYEDFHGVRYTDDALDAAATLSARYLHDRKLPDKAIDLLDEAGAAAKLKLYSDDKPVAPIFQLGPPSSPKLDASADDASPPKPVESPPAEAHKHKIVVGVAEVESVLARMAQIPPREVSSNDREKLKSLETDLRTVVFGQDRAIQQLAAAIKLARAGLRAPEKPIGNFLLTGPTGVGKTEVAKQLAKIMGISFVRFDMSEYMERHTVSRLIGAPPGYVGFDQGGLLTDAIAKTPHAVLLLDEIEKAHPDVFNVLLQIMDHGKLTDNNGKSTDFRHVIVLMTSNVGARDLGRRAVGFGDRRATGDAEREYKLLFSPEFRNRLDARIAFDPLSKETMGSIVDKFMKELAGQLAEKKVTLDLTEAARAHLSEKGYDPDFGARPLARVIQEDVKQPLGEELLFGKLEKGGAVTIDAEDAEITDEDTGEKKPGKKLVFKFTSAPAGTTDTKAA
- a CDS encoding PA0069 family radical SAM protein translates to MWRLLQRSCWTLNVRSVIVVGVARHLPVSNPQNRFESIQLEYDEGEAPDAELEVYEDQSKSILATNDSPDVGFRWSVNPYRGCQHACSYCYARPSHEYLSLGAGTDFSRKIVVKKRAAELLREAFDKRSWKGELIVFSGITDCYQPLESKLRITRACLDVCAEYRNPVGIITKSPVIERDVDVLQELARTARVRVSVSVPFWDAGVAKALEPTVTTPERRMKIVETLAKAGIPVGVSVSPIVPGLNDEHLGDVLERARDAGARHAFYVLLRLPGAVKDVFEKSLHEHLPLRAEKVLRRLREAHGGKVYDSSFGQRGRGSSVYTDAFRVLFERTAKRCGLHSVEMDQYEATATEGRATFRRPAPRTTKTGQTSFGF
- a CDS encoding alkaline phosphatase family protein — translated: MRRVFPLVFALVSGCGGGEGPKAPPSTPSSSPVVVALVIDQFPAWIAEERVGKLPKDGFFARMRREGTWAKTMRYPYALTDTAPGHASLHTGKVPSESHILVNSIPDDKTGARTSFFRDAATKLVTPGGVLDAHGSSAKVLAVETVADRLRAERPGAKVLSFSLKDRAALLPAGKRPTHALWYEPSKDTFATSTAIAPAFPAWAAPIADKRAIERARAETWTLFDASFVAENVGATKDAAPGEGDLQGLGTTFPHRASNAWAFRATPMADRMVLDLALAGVKAERDPKEPLLLLVSLSTSDVVGHTFGPSSWEAWDHLRRLDVALARFLDALEAMTGPASVLVSADHGSVVMPEARPGCVERDEGDPYERPCGGGGRLSPDGLRLELIAEVAAATGRSDVVAGVSDGYVFLTAAGRGLDVAQRTLADAAVRRVLLERHKADVAEVYDVRDFTARCPAALAAGRGVPERAKPGEDVLVLVCRSWAPNAGAGDYYVLPSHGSFWDGEIVPGKGTSHGTPYLYDRTVPLFVRGPGVQAGAVITDPVDFTAYAALEASLLGIDARAPSAILSELTARR
- a CDS encoding glycosyl hydrolase, coding for MSRSFLLLGACLLLVVGCADDAEGVLASADELSAEGDGADPAGASGGGRVAASSSVWGRRVALHLSDADGAGWASIEDGEPGDEAWLDRSFDGGKSWSGGSKLGKTKVPNGQRAWRTLMYEIDVPSKRLVGALRACGKAGNRREITCTPWLRARTNTKTPVDAAATALMAQYDAGSGKWPSTGWWNSANALTAIVDYRAATGNTTWDYAIGVTFDRNKSKSFTNDYMDDTAWWGLAWVRAYDVTRDARYLDMAKKDADYLWRFKDDKCGGGVWWSDAKSYKNAITNELFIKLAAAIHNRTPGDTRYLAQADEVWRWFQASGMINGQKLINDGLDGQCRNNDGVAWSYNQGVILGALVELAKAHDDDGYLAKARELADASTNDRGLHPNGVLREPCEGSADRCGRDGPSFKGIYARNLGELDRALPGRPYRAYLQRQAASLASAHDSLDQYGLSWTGPVDQVDAARQHSALEALIAAQ